GGGTATGCCGAGACATGAAGCACATAAGCTGTTGTCCGAGCTTGCATCTAGAATTGGATCGGAGGATTTCTATACAGTCTTGCTAAAAGATGAGAGAATTGCAAAGTATCTATCAAAGGAGGAGATCAGAGAAGCATTGAATTATAGAACCTATTTAGGCAACTACAAAGAATTGATAGAAAGATCTCTAGACTATGCACAGAAGATAAGGCAAAAATGCCAGATATGATGTGACTCTAGGCGCCAACCAGAAACATGCTATGATTTATCATGGTTTGTTCGATCATCAGACATGATAATCGCATACATGTATGTGGTTAGCGAATTCCACTATCGATTCTCCATAGAATTCTCTAAGAACGTTGCCTACTAGAACATTTTCTGGCTTGTCTGCAACGTATTTCCCCTTTCCAATAAGCAGTACAAGGTCTGTGTACCTCAGAAGCATCTCAGGATCATGGCATGTTGCAATAACTATTTTTGATTTGCTTAGAGACCCGATGAGATTTGCTATCTCGGCTTTTCCCTCAGGATCAATTGATGAGAGGGGCTCATCTAGTAAGATAATAGGTGTGTTACAAGCAATGGCTCTAGCTATGAAAATCCTCTGTCTCTGTCCTCCAGACAACCTCCATATACTCCTCCCCCAAAGCTCCTGTCCAATACCAACAGACTGTAGAGCATCTCTAACAACTTTTCTTAACTCCATTTTGCTTATGCCCACTCCTCTCTTTCTATAGCACAAATCAGCACCAAATTCAACAAATTCCCACACACTAATTGGAAATGCCTCGC
Above is a genomic segment from Ignisphaera sp. containing:
- a CDS encoding metal ABC transporter ATP-binding protein, giving the protein MLKTVNLDIGFDKPLVRNINIYIEKPSLVQVMGPNGAGKTTFLKTLAGLIKPLNGRIYIDDVDVTGSSEKAGRFISFSPQIVTTKQGEAFPISVWEFVEFGADLCYRKRGVGISKMELRKVVRDALQSVGIGQELWGRSIWRLSGGQRQRIFIARAIACNTPIILLDEPLSSIDPEGKAEIANLIGSLSKSKIVIATCHDPEMLLRYTDLVLLIGKGKYVADKPENVLVGNVLREFYGESIVEFANHIHVCDYHV